One genomic window of Hymenobacter sp. J193 includes the following:
- a CDS encoding inorganic phosphate transporter has product MFGLEPHVLVLLLLCLVAACAFEFVNGFHDTANAVATVIYTNTLRPWVAVIWSAFWNFIGVLTGGIGVAMGIVYLLPVESLVDQNIYHGIAMVGALILAAIIWNVGTWYYGIPASSSHALIGSILGVGIAFSLLPESGGAAVNWSKASETGVALLVGPLFGFTLTILLMFVLKRFVRNKAIFKEPHKRKPPPLWIRLILVATCTLVSYFHGSNDGQKGVGLVMLILIGIVPTFFALDSAKNPLDMRASLAQVEMVVNKINPEELSAKDKADLVLVKQQTAALDRIFAGRTDVNKLPQSERFQIRKAILLTYSRAKNIMASEKVSLSTADRKTYDDAIANMRSFTDYAPWWVLLMVSLSLGVGTMVGWQRIVKTIGERIGKEHLTYAQGASSELVAAIMIGASTWAHLPASTTHVLSSAIAGSMVANRGIKNLNPQMVRNIAMAWVLTLPVTMFLSGGLFLLFRALI; this is encoded by the coding sequence ATGTTTGGCTTAGAGCCTCATGTGCTGGTGCTGCTGCTGCTTTGTCTGGTAGCGGCCTGCGCGTTTGAATTCGTAAATGGCTTCCACGACACGGCCAACGCCGTGGCTACGGTCATTTACACCAATACCCTGCGGCCCTGGGTGGCCGTTATCTGGTCGGCCTTCTGGAATTTTATCGGGGTACTCACGGGCGGTATTGGCGTGGCTATGGGCATCGTGTACCTGCTGCCCGTCGAAAGCCTCGTGGACCAGAACATCTACCACGGCATTGCCATGGTGGGCGCCCTCATTCTGGCGGCTATTATCTGGAACGTGGGCACCTGGTACTATGGCATTCCGGCCTCGTCCTCGCACGCGCTTATCGGCTCCATCCTGGGCGTGGGCATTGCCTTTTCGCTGCTACCCGAATCGGGTGGGGCAGCCGTGAACTGGAGCAAGGCCTCCGAAACTGGCGTTGCCCTGCTGGTAGGCCCGCTGTTTGGCTTCACGCTCACCATTCTGCTGATGTTCGTGCTCAAGCGCTTCGTGCGCAACAAGGCCATCTTCAAGGAGCCTCACAAGCGCAAGCCCCCACCCCTCTGGATCCGGCTGATTCTGGTAGCTACCTGCACGCTGGTAAGCTATTTCCACGGCTCCAACGACGGGCAGAAAGGCGTGGGCCTGGTCATGCTGATTCTGATTGGCATCGTGCCTACCTTCTTTGCCCTCGACAGCGCCAAAAACCCCTTGGACATGCGCGCCTCACTGGCCCAGGTGGAAATGGTGGTCAATAAAATCAACCCCGAGGAGCTGTCGGCCAAGGATAAGGCTGACTTGGTGCTGGTAAAGCAGCAGACCGCTGCGCTGGACCGCATTTTTGCCGGCCGCACCGACGTCAATAAGCTGCCGCAGTCCGAGCGGTTTCAGATCCGTAAGGCCATCCTGCTCACCTACAGCCGCGCCAAGAACATCATGGCCAGCGAAAAAGTAAGCCTGAGCACGGCCGACCGTAAAACCTACGACGACGCCATTGCCAACATGCGCTCCTTCACCGACTATGCTCCCTGGTGGGTGCTGTTGATGGTGTCGTTGTCGCTGGGCGTGGGCACCATGGTAGGCTGGCAGCGCATTGTAAAAACCATCGGAGAGCGTATCGGCAAAGAGCACCTGACGTACGCGCAGGGCGCTTCCTCGGAGCTTGTAGCTGCCATCATGATTGGGGCTTCCACCTGGGCGCATCTGCCGGCTTCTACCACGCACGTACTGTCGTCGGCCATTGCGGGCTCCATGGTGGCCAACCGCGGCATCAAGAACCTGAACCCCCAGATGGTGCGCAACATAGCCATGGCCTGGGTACTCACCCTGCCGGTTACCATGTTCCTTTCGGGTGGTCTATTCCTGCTCTTCCGGGCGCTTATCTAG